Part of the Antechinus flavipes isolate AdamAnt ecotype Samford, QLD, Australia chromosome 2, AdamAnt_v2, whole genome shotgun sequence genome is shown below.
TGATCTTAGTataacttcctcatttttatagatgagggaactagTTTAGAGACCTAAGGagacacacaacacacacacacagaaaaagacagagagagaaagagagaggaagggagggagagggagagaaagagagggagggatagggagagaaggagaaggtatggagggagggagagagagacacagagagagacagagacagagagacacaaagagagaaagagagagagagagagagagagagagagagagagagagagagagagaaagagagagagagagagagagaaagagagagagaagagagagagagagaaagagagaaagagagagagaaagagagagagagagagaaagagaaagagagagagagagagaaagagagagagaaagagagagagagaaagagagagagagagagagagagagagagagagagagagagaaagagagagagaaagagaagagagagagaagagagagagagagagaagagagagagagagagagagaaagagagagaaagagagagagagagagagagagagagagagagagaggagagagagagagagaaagagagagagagagagaggagagagagagagagagagagagagagagagagagagagagactccaCTACACTTCTCCCAGGTCTCTCCCAGCTCCAAATACGACGTTATTTTCAACACCTTTAGCTCAGACTGACTTCCGACGGGTCGGAATCCGGCCAAAAGCACTGCCCGAGGACGTGATGCTCCCAGGAGGTGAGAAGCCGAGGTTATCCCTGGCTCCCAGCGATAACTGGTCGATCCGGTAGGAGACAGAACCGCAATAAACCGGGTTGGAATGACAGCTCGGCGGAGGAGTCTCGGGATGGCTCTGGGAGGCAGGCCGATGGGGCAGAGAAGCCGCCGCAGTGAGAGGTCGGATAAGCTTCAGCCGGCTGCAGCTCCGGTCCCCGAGGCCAGGGAAAGGGCTGGGATCGGAGGGAGGCAGGGCTCGGCTGCGGGCCAGCTCCTTCGACGGTCTCAAGGAGTCACCCGGCCGGACCCGACGCAGTGAGGCCCGTCCCTCGGCGTCTCGTCTCTCATCCTCGGCGTTGAGAGTGAGGAAGCGCAGCACCACGAGGTTGAGAAAGGCGCCTATGACCGTCAGGCCCAGCAAGATGTAGAGGAAGCTGAAGGCTACGTAGGGAGGCCGCTTGTGCAGCGCCTCGTCCCGCTGCAGCGCCACGAAGTCGCCAAAGCCGATGGTAGTGAGCGTGATGAAGCAGTAGTAGTAGGCGTGGAAGAAGGTCCAGCCTTCGAAGTGGGAGAAGGCGGCGGCACCCATAGCCAGCGTGCCCACGCACGAGAGCAGCCCCACGACCACCATGTTCTCCGTAGACACCTGAGTGCGCCGCAGTCCCACGCAGCGCTTCAGACGCTGCAGCAGCCGGCGGACCAGAACATTCATGCGCTCTCCCAAGCTCTGGAACGTGACCAACGTCAGGGGGATGCCCAGGATGGCATAGAACATACAGAATATTTTGCCCGCGTCCGTGCCTGGAGCGGCGTGGCCGTACCCTGTCCGAGAAAAGAGGAGACCGGAGGGTGACTGAGGTTTGGGGAGAGGGGactgagaagagaggagagaccTGGACAAGAAGGAATATGTGGAGAAAGTTGGAGGGAGGGACAGAtatgaggaagggaaaggaagacatGGGGATGAAGGTGACCAAGGGCCACTCCATGAAGTCTTAAGTGGCATGGTAGTACTGAAAAACAACTGGTTTTGGAATCACACTGGCCAGATGAAATCAGAACCTTTCACTTGACTAAAAGTGTGCCTCCGGGcatatcatctcatttttctcttttgtaaaataaaagggtggGACTATAAATGAAGTCTCTTCTACCTCAAAAATTCTATACTTTCCCATCATTTTCTCCAAGTAAAACTCCAAATTATCCTAGAATACTTGTCTTATCtctttctgatttgtttttccatttgtgtGCTATTTATTCTATCAAAAACTCCTgccatttttccttcttatatcTTCAACATGTAACCCCCAGGGTCCTGAGCAAAGTAAGAACTTAATACAGTTTAATTGAATTAAGTTAGGAAGGCATAAGACCTGACTGGGAGACATAATGGATTGAACTTGGAAAAGTGTAAGATGGAAGATATAAGAATAAAGAGAATAGATAGTAGTTGAGAATGTCCCTGGTGCTTcctcataaatataaataagtcaGCCTCACAATTCTGGTCTCCATAGATGTCCTTTCCACACCATTTCACCTACTCCTCATTCTACAGAGAATAATCTTGTTTTATTCTCTACAGAGAATAAAACAAGATCTGTGAACACTCATTCCTTGAAGGATCCTTTGGCCTGGAACTTGATTCTCAATAAGGCAGAGTCCTAGGAAGGGCCAGATGCCAACACGAATGTTAGGAAATGTTCAGTGTCCATTCTGAGTTAAGAGAGAACATTCCCTTCATTTCACCTGGGCCATTTTCCATGGATCTCTTTTCTATGATCCTAGTTAGGCCCTAATATTTgaaggggagggaatggaaagagagggagagagaagggagggagggagagagagagagagagaaagagagagagagagagacagagagagacagagagagagagagagagagagacagacagacagatacagagagagagagagagacagagagagcaagagtgagcgagagagacagagagacagagacagagagagcgagagaaagagagagagagagagacagagagagacagagagacagagagagacagagagaggagagagaaagagagagacagacagacagacagagcgagagacagagagagacagagacagagagacagagagagcaagaaagagagagagagagagagagagagagagagaaagagagagagagagagagagagagagagagagagagagagagagagagagagagagagagagagagagagaatgaatttagATGTAGATAAACCAGTGAGGAGGAAAGCTAATGACCCTAACTAGGTCCTCAGGGCTTGGAATGGACAAACAAAGTTAACTTGCAGCTAAGTCTTAGGTGGAAAAAGCTCTGAAGTTAAAATCAGAAGACTTTGCTTGATTCACAATCCAGTTGTTGCCACTTTTgataaaataagttatttctcctctttatgttcagtttccttatttttaaaaataagagtttgGCATAGATTGTATTCCCAGTTCTAGTATCCTATTATTTTGTTCTGAGTTTCAGGAACAACTTTCCAGAGTCCAAAATCCTCAGAACATTTTTGAtctcagagagaagaaagggaaaacagaatGACATAGTGCATCTGAGGGCTGGAGGTGGGAAAGGGttcagaaaggaggaaaaatagtaATTGTCCTCTCTTTATTGCTGGGGTCCAAAGCAAAACTCGAGGCTCCATCGAGGACTGGACCTTAATAGGAGACTTTCTCCAAGATATAGATTGGAAAGGGAGGCAAGAGGAGACATGGCTTCCAGGACTGAAGGTATTTGGAAGGAAAGTACCCAGCTTCCTTGTTGAGTTCTAATGAAAGTCTTCCATCTCCCACTACCCCCACTTCATCCAAGTCAACTTCCCCAAGTGACTGTGTCTTCATCTTGGGCTAAATTGGGTTTCCCTGTTTTCCATAACAATAAAGTTACAAGATGGCCAGTCTTAGGCCAGTAAGAGAAAAGAAActaagggaaaagggagaaagcatATCGAAAAAGTGTAAGGGGTCTGGAAActcccccctcaaaaaacaaacaaacaaacaaacaaaaaaaaaaaaaaaacaccaccaacCCACTCATACAGAAACCATAGTATTTGGCCCTTATAGGAAACTTGGTGTTCATTTagtaatcccttcattttaaggAGATTTTAGATTCAGACTAGAAATGACTATTTCTCTATCACTTCTACTAAGTGATAAAAGTGGCATTCGAACCCCGTTTTCAGACTGCGTTAAACCAATGTGGGTTGGGGCCGAGGTTTGCAAACAGTTTGACACTCGGTCAACGCCCCCCTCCTCCCGCACTCCTGCTCCAACGGTTTGCGCCGGGCTCctgagggtggggggagagagagacccGGTCTCCCAGCAAGGACTGCGGGGCTGCGCTCACCGATGGTGGTAATGACTGTGATGGCGAAGTAGAAGGACCCGGCGAACTTCCACTGGCGGCCAGCACGGTGCGGCTCCGCCTGCAGCACCAAGCGCTCCAGCTCGCGGTAGTCCTCGGCTGAGAAGCGATATTTCCTGCGAAACTCACTTCGCTTCTGCTCCAGGAGCCGCTTTCGGGCGCTCTCAGTCTCCGACTCCAGCGCGTCGAACACGGCGGCGCCCACCAGCAGATAAGAGAAGGTGCAGAGAATGAGCGACGCGGTGCGCACGTTTTGCCTCTTCATGGCGAGCTAAGTCTAGGACCCAGATCAGAAGTAAGGACCGTCTCACTGGGACAGTCTCATGGCCTGGGGGCGGGGTCTCTGGGCCCCCTCACAATCACACTGCCATCCCTAGCCACCCCTCCACTTTGTTCGAATAGTCAGACTACGGGGATGGGTCCCCAGTTCTGGCCTGCCGCCCAGTGAGCGGTCCGTAGCTCTCTGCTCTAGCCGGCCAAGCCTCTGCTCGGCGGCCATCCACAGTCCTAACCCCGACGGCAGCGCTGAAGCGCAGAAGCTAGCACAGCGCCAGGTCCCTCCCGGAGCCGAATCAGCTGGAGTGATTCCCCGCGACCGCGGCAGCTATCTCCGAGGCGGGGCTGTTCCTGGGTCTGCGTTCTACTGGTTATTCCACCAGCTGCTCGCTCCTCCCCTCTCCAGCTGCTCTCAGACCCAGTTAGCTGGAGATTGTATGAAGTAgaaaaactggaagggactttagagtcCAATCCCCCTATTTTTATAGAGAAGGAGGGAACCCTAAAAGAGGAGTGGGTGGGAAGggacttgtccagtatcacataAAAGGTTAGATCTggactagaactcaggtctcttgACTCCCTTGCAGGGCGGGGACAGTTAAACTTTGAGAGTTGGAGATGGGAACGAAGTCAGGCGACTCAGCACCTTTCACGGCTCACCAGACTGACCTGTAGGGGAGGGGCAGCTCCTAGGTAGATTGCTTAACTAAGGAAAGGCTGAGATGATACCTTCCCGGCTGGCGAAATGGGGGAGAGAGGTAGTTTCATTTGATTCAATCATCCATCTCATCTCCTCACAAATCAGACTTGGTTTTCAGCTCCGTAAGGTCATTACCTCGGAACTAATTCTTCCTCAAACTGAGACATCTGGCAAGTACGCATTCATTCTCCCACCTGCTAAGTCCTTCCAACTTTCTCCTGGGCTGGACCATATGGtccctctgccagcttcagcgtgtggggaaggaaaaagagcaaTTCAAGGCAATCGTTCTACTTTTTCGATTTAtcccattctctccttcctctagtAATTTACCCCTATCCTCCTCCCCTTACCCCATCCCATTCCCTCtaattttcaatctttccttAGCTACTGGTTCCTTttgctgcctacaaacatgtccaAATCGCCAACATCCTTAAAAAACTTCATTTGACCCCACTATTCCTTTAAGTTATTGCCTATTATTCCACTATCTGGCACAACCAAAATTATCGAAAAAAAGGCTAGCTAcactccttgcttccttcttctctcctttcttatatCAGAACCCTTTGTAATCTGGCACCATATTTCATCAGTCACTGAAGTTtttctctctaaagttaccagtgatcttttGGTGGCCAAATCAAATAGCAGTCTTTTCAGTCTTTAGCCTTCTTAACTTCTCCGCACAATATGACACTGTTGACCACCCCCTAATGGATTACCTTTTCTTGGGGTCTTCCTGACACTGCTCTCTCTTGTTTCTCCAACCTTCCTGGCCACTCTATCCTTCTTTGTTGAATCATCACCCATATTCCACTCTCCTGTATATAGGTATACTTAAGAACTTTGTCCTAGGTCTTATTTTGGCTATGGAGCCTTTCTCTCACAGGGATACATGCCTTTTAAGCCCTCTTTCCTGCTATCCTATATGTGTTGccttctcattagaatgtaagttccttgaggattttgttttgcatttgcatccccaatacttagcacaatgcctggcacataatcaATGCTTGATCTttctatctatatgtctatctatctatctcttgaGGATAACAAAAGCTTCCAAAAACCCAGCTATCATCTCTAAGCATAATTCccagaaaaaataagataatcaaTGGAAAATTATTTGCAAGCCTTGAAAAACTATATACATACTAACAATTGTTTTTatgtaattacatatataaataaattcatatttgtatacatgcatacacatatgtattgaTAGATAGATATCCAGCCCTAGTTTCCCTCCTAACCTCTAATTCAAATCACCAACTACCTATTAGACTTTTCTAACAGGTTATcagtcagcaaaaaaaaaaaattgagtgctTACCATATACTGTTCTTTAAACATCATATCCAAAACAGTATTTATTACTTTCCCTCAAAAACTTTCCCCTgttcctaacttttctatttctgttgagaGCACCACCATTCTCCCTTTCACCCAACCTTCATTTTTCCTCACCTCCCATAGTCAATCAGTTGTAAGTCTTAACAACTCTACTGATACCATATGtc
Proteins encoded:
- the KCNK15 gene encoding potassium channel subfamily K member 15; its protein translation is MKRQNVRTASLILCTFSYLLVGAAVFDALESETESARKRLLEQKRSEFRRKYRFSAEDYRELERLVLQAEPHRAGRQWKFAGSFYFAITVITTIGYGHAAPGTDAGKIFCMFYAILGIPLTLVTFQSLGERMNVLVRRLLQRLKRCVGLRRTQVSTENMVVVGLLSCVGTLAMGAAAFSHFEGWTFFHAYYYCFITLTTIGFGDFVALQRDEALHKRPPYVAFSFLYILLGLTVIGAFLNLVVLRFLTLNAEDERRDAEGRASLRRVRPGDSLRPSKELARSRALPPSDPSPFPGLGDRSCSRLKLIRPLTAAASLPHRPASQSHPETPPPSCHSNPVYCGSVSYRIDQLSLGARDNLGFSPPGSITSSGSAFGRIPTRRKSV